agggatgcatctaaaagctgcaggacagtagctctcgaggactgggattgggcacccctgcctTAAACCAACAGGAAACATAGTTACTGCAAAtggaacacagagacacaatgtTGAGCTCATGGATGATCATTTCTCCTCTTAAACTGTCTCTTTAAAAACTTGATGTAACCAACACACTGTATTTCCATTGGGGGACAGAAATGATCTTGTTTTTGTCCTTATGTATTTATGTTCCCTATTTGATCCCGGACCAATCTTGATGAAACTTTGAATAAACATTGTCTAGCGTGCTGTCAGTGCCAACATCTATATGGCATATGCAAATAATTTATACAAATCCCAAAGACAAACAAAGGGATTCACTATGTTTCTTTATTATAAAGTTTTCAGACAAAAGACagcctgtgaaaaaaaatgtgaaagttCATGTCTACCCTTAGGTTGGTTACAGAGTAATAATTCAACAGACTTTTAACTGACTTTTAATGAGTATTtaatatatcacatatgcatATTATATTTGCCACATGCATCGAAAAGACCCTCCAAATGAAATCATTCCAAATATGATGTGAgaagactttaaaaacaaacagtaaaacaaaGTCTCCCTTTATCTCTAGTCGTTTAACGCTAGGCTAGTTTTGTTTATTCTCTACATGCAAAATCATGAGTAACTTTTCACTGCAGGTAAACTTCACGTCGTATTCTAACAGGCATCTTTGatttccttctcctcctccttatGGAAAATTTTCCCATCAGGCTGGACTCTCCACTGAACCTTGGCATTCTGGTACTTTGATTGGATCTACGGAGGCGTTCAAATGAGctagttacagtgtgttacgaTTATAAGTGCCTGAATCCAGTAAAAGTGACTTCTTGACTTACATCAGAGCTTAAAAAGGCACATTAATGGAAGATTTTAGAGTAGAGAACTGACCTGCTGCAGAATGGCATCACTCACATTGAAGTCATTTAAGTTCAAAGATGACTTAAATTCCACCTTAACAGTTCtggtgtgttttgtttcttgaTTGGCAGAACCTTGACATAAAATTCACATGCATTTAATTTGTTAAATAAGCTGCCATGTTAAGAAGGGCagtaactaaaaataaacaatgaGAAGTCAAACTGGTATATGATACACTGTGGAATTATATTCTTACCCTCATAGCAGATGAAGGGTATAGAGTAAGTACAGCCTCTGTCCATGAATCCTGTGAGAGATGGACTGTACAATGTACAGACTCCATCATTATTTGGTTGACCAGTGGCCCAGTATCTGAAGGAGCTGTTGCTCTGGTCTGACCATTTCCAGTCATCTCTGAACAAACCAATCCAGACTGAAGAGAGTGCGGCGCCATTGATTATTTGCTGCAATACCAGATTTTCCATCTGGCTCCTCGCACTGGCCAAGTCTTTGTTGTTCATGCGACAGTCCTGCTGGGCATATATCCAGCTCGTCCCTTGAAAAACAACATAGAACCCACTGGAACCAATATCTGTGAACATTTACAACAAGAAAGATTAAAATCTAAACAAAATAACTCAGAGAGCACAACTCTCCTCGAAGGGCAAGGGCTAAAACTTTGacattttatgatgattttatgACAACATGCTGACATCTGACCTTTGATCTATAAACATGAATAATTACATAgtaaaatagtttattttatttgcatttgcatttatGTGAAAGAGGAGCTGTGTGTATTTTGAATGATCTTTCCCATGAATGCACTGACCTTGGCATACATAAGGAAGCGTTGTTGTACAGGGTGCGCTGAACCATTTCCCATCATAACTCATTCCTCCACAGTTGTCAGTGGAACTTGGTAAACTGGCCCAGTTAGTGTACTCAACTACTCCATCACTGATCTGAGTTTCTCCCACAGACCACAGCCAGGCCGCTGGGCCTGTTTCTGTCAGACCGATCCACATCTCTGCTGTCACACCACTGGCTGACACCATGTTCACCAGCCTCTGCATGTCATCCTGGCTGCCAATTGTGGCGAGGTCGGTGTACTTGCTCCTGCAGTAACTCTGGGCATCATCCCAGATTTTATCCTCGTTTATCAGGTAGAACTCCCGATGAGCGGGAGAACACAGAGTAACATAGCCTGTACAGGTGCACCAACCAAACAGAGAAAGGAGGACTGCATTATCATAACACTGTTTAACTTCAGCATGAATGTTTCATCATAAACAGTTAAGAATATGGATTCATGAATGGATTTCATCACTTATGACACTTACCTGAAACTAGCAATAAAATCACTGTAAGGACCATATTTTCTCTAGGATATAAAATAGAAAATGttatacaatacaataaaatcAGTTTGTATTTGTTAGCCTACTAAAGTGGTTAAAGAATTTTTAATTCAGTGGTAGTCCACTCAgtctcaaactttttaaaacCCATGAAATTGAAGCCTTTTCCGCCTTATTTACTTTAATGTTACAATCACAAGTCTGTGAATGCAGAGCCAGAGCATTTAACAAATGTGCCAAAACAAATGTATGcgacaacaaaatgaaataaatcaacCAGTCATCAAAGAAGGTGACAATATTATGttataacattttgttttttcgcCTTTCAAAGCATAACTGGCGTCTTGTGCTTAATCAAATCAATATGGAAGCAAtacagattttttgttttttagttgtttttgttgttaagtTTTGTCGTTAGATTTACAGGCAGTAGTTTTAAGGACAGTGcttaaagcaaataaaaattaGGACAGATGAGTCACTTTGGTAGCATccacttattttttaaatctatttcaAATACActtgtgttttagttttaaatgaATTGAAGCTATTTTATTGAATAAGTCAAATGTTTAATAAGTTTCAATGACAAATACTAAACTTTAAGAACagaattgtttgttgttctgacAGACAACAAATTTGAAACTATTTTGGGAATCGTTTAATTACGTACATAATTACTCTTATGTCCTAACTATACTTGTACAGTATAGTTAGGACATAATCGTCATCTAATGGTccgagtttctgctcaaaaaaagGGTATTAACCCTAGCAAGAATTGGCAGTAACATGTTTAAGCTAGTGGCATGGACACATGCCTGTCTCTAACTGCCCACGTCTGCATATCTACCCTGCTCCCTCTGATAAATCACCTAACTGATCAGCCCCATTACTTGGATACAATTACCAGCCACACCTAGTAATGAtgaaaaagaggttttaaaCTTTGACAGTtaaagatttctttcttttgtatAAAAATCTTTAGCTTTTTCACTCTTGAAAAGTTCAAATAGGATTAATATTACAACCGGGAACACGGACAACCTGATACAGAAGAACACATGAACTGATTAGAGAATTACAAAGAGACACAACCGATGAGATGAGAACAATCAAAGAATAAGCAGGAGGACAGAGACAGTAAGTAGAACTAACaacaaataaatttaaaaaaatgcactaCCTTAGAAAGTAGAACAGACACCAACACAAAGACTCAAATGTATCAACTAAGAATCCAAAACTGAGTCCAGCAGAAAATCCAGAAATCCTGAAACAATTCATATACAGATTTTTTTCAGGTCAAGAGACACTTTA
The Oreochromis aureus strain Israel breed Guangdong linkage group 8, ZZ_aureus, whole genome shotgun sequence DNA segment above includes these coding regions:
- the LOC120441450 gene encoding C-type mannose receptor 2-like, translated to MVLTVILLLVSGYVTLCSPAHREFYLINEDKIWDDAQSYCRSKYTDLATIGSQDDMQRLVNMVSASGVTAEMWIGLTETGPAAWLWSVGETQISDGVVEYTNWASLPSSTDNCGGMSYDGKWFSAPCTTTLPYVCQDIGSSGFYVVFQGTSWIYAQQDCRMNNKDLASARSQMENLVLQQIINGAALSSVWIGLFRDDWKWSDQSNSSFRYWATGQPNNDGVCTLYSPSLTGFMDRGCTYSIPFICYEGSANQETKHTRTVKVEFKSSLNLNDFNVSDAILQQIQSKYQNAKVQWRVQPDGKIFHKEEEKEIKDAC